From Pseudomonas arsenicoxydans:
GACCAGACCGGCGTCCATGCAGCGACGCAGGACTTCATTGAACAACCAGCGAAACAGATCACTGTCCCGAAAACGGCCGTGTCGATTTTTGGAAAAGGTCGAGTGGTTGGGGATTTCGTCTTCAAGGCTCAACCGGCAGAACCAGCGATACGCCAGGTTCAAATGGGCCTCTTCGCACAACCGCCGCTCTGAGCGAATGCCGTAGCAATAGCCGACGATCAGCATGCGAATCATCAGTTCGGGATCAATCGACGGACGCCCAATCGGGCTATAGAAATCGGCGAGGTAATGGCGCAGGTCGCTCAGATCAAGACACTGATCAATGCTGCGCAGAAGGTGATTGGCTGGGATGTGATCTTCAAGGTTGAACGAGTAAAACAGTCGCTCCTGCCCACTCGATAACTGTCCCATCATGCTGTGTGATCCCCCTCCGGCCAATGCGGAGATTTTGCCGGAGGCCAGCCAGGGGAGCTACTTTTTCAACAGAATCGGCCGTTAACTGCCTTTCGCGAAAGGCAGCCATGGGTCGAACGAAACCCGGTACCGATCCGACTCTTCACCTGAAAGCTGAGACTTCATGGATGCGGTTGCCGACTGCCCCTCCCCTCTGTGACGACGGACTAACCACCGCCACACAGGGCTTGCTCTTACTCCTTCACCTCAACCTGATCCAGCGCCTGATTCACCGCCAATTCCCCCAGCATCACGACCTGCGTAATTCCCAACAAAGTCTTGCGGTGTGAGTTGTCCAGTAACGCCGCGAAATTGTTGAGCATGGTGGTGGCCGAGCCTAAAGATTCGCTCGCGTTGGCCAGCAGGGATTCGGTGTCGTACTTGGGATTGACGAGGAACATGCGCTCAGGTTCGTTGGCCGCAGCCATGATGTGGGCGCCTGGGTTGAGGTAATGGTCGAGGGCACGCTCGGCGGCGTCGTGGAATTTTTTCGAGTCGACGGATTCGTAGGGGGATGCCGGATCGGTATCGGGTGGGTTGGGTGTGGGTTTGATCATGGTGAAACTCCTGATTGTTCACTAGGAGCTACCAACATCACTTGCAGATGATGGGTGGCAGCTATGCGCGGGTCTGCAAGACCGGGAAACCAGGAACCCGGCAGACTGTGAGGTCTCCCGCACAAAGCCGCCATTTAACGGACCCGAACGAGCGTCCTGTGGCAGGGCTATGCGACTGGTATTCCGGCGGGCTTGCAGACCCGATCACTGATGAGCAGTGACTGGAATGAAGTTACCGACGGGGCCCTAGACGCACAAGCCGGCGGATTCTGGCGTACGCGTAGGCAACGACGCAAGGCGTTGTAGCCGTAGCCGTTCGGACGTAACACCGAGTGTCTTTAAACGTGCGCCTTGAAACCTGTTTAAGGCATCAAACGTTGGGCGAATATGACTTGGCAAAAATTGATGGTGTTGGATCTGACGCCATCGCGGGCAAGCCCGCTCCCACAGGGAGATGTGGCGAGTTCGAAGTCTGGGGGTGGCAATGGGTATGTCCGGTGCCGGCTTCGAAAATCACCCCATTGATTACATTACGTATCTGCGCGGCAACCGTCCGACATTTCAAATACACAAGATTCTGGACATTTAGCGAGGGTGGCCAAAAACGCGCAGGGGTTGGCCCAAAATCATCACAGCCATCGCTTCAGTGAAAACCCATAACTCATAAAATTTACTCATCGGTAGTTAGAAAGATTACTGGTCCTGGGGGGTACAGGTGCCGGCATAAAAGCCGTCGGCGCAATGCCCTTGAACCCAAATATCTAATTTTCGGAGTAAAGCATGAGTGCATCGCAAAGGGTTGTTGTCGTTACCGGAGCGTCGCAAGGCATAGGCGATGAAATCGTGAAGGCGTTTCGAAAGCTCGACTACCGCGTGGTTGCGACCTCTCGTACGATCAAGCCGTCGGACGACCCGAACATACTGGCGGTAGCTGGTGATATTGGTGATCCGGCGACTGCCCAGCGTGTCATTTGCGAAGGTGTCGCGCGATTTGGCCGGATCGACACACTAGTGAACAACGCCGGTATCTACATCGGTAAGCCTTTCACCGAGTACACCATCGAAGACTACAACGCCGTCATGAACGTGAATATGGCTGGCTTCTATCACATCACCAAACTGGCCATCGCCGAAATGGAAAAGCATGCGAGCGGCCACGTGGTGACTGTCACCGCCAGCATCGAAAACGGCATCAGCGGCGCGCACATGGCACTGGCAGCGATGACCAAGGGTGGTTTGAACGCCGTCACCAGAGCGCTGGCGATTGAATACGCCCAGCAGGGGATCCGCGTGAACGCTGTCGCGCCGGGTGTCACCAAGACGCCTATGCATCCTGTGGAATACCACGAAATGCTGGGCAGCTTCCATCCGCTGGGCCGCATGGGCGAAGCGAGCGAAGTAGCCAACGCCGTCGTCTTCCTGGATTCAGCAGAGTTCATCACGGGAGAAATCCTGCACGTCGACGGTGGCCAGAGCGCCGGTCGGTAAAGGACGCCAACGGAGCCCTTTGCGGCTATCGCAAGGGACTCCACATGACCCCTGGTGCAAGGACGAACTGGAATACCCCGCGCCCAATTCGCGAGTAGCAAAGACTCACTTCCGAAAGTAAAGACCGCGCTGTCATCTCGCTGATTTTTCCAGCCACCGCACGGATTTTATTCAACGTCAAATCACCGCTACCGCCTCCCTTTCCTGGATCGCCGCAAAGTGCATCGCCACCGATGCCTATGTCCGACCAGGTCGTTCCATTTCGATAGCAGGATGACGTTTTGGGGAATCAGGCCAGCATTTTTCAGCGTGTCTATAGGAAACAAGATGCATACAACCTCAAACCCGGCGGCACAGCAGAGGTCACTGGCGGTGCTGCTCGCCAGCAGCTTCGCCTTTATCATCGTCCAACTGGACGTCACGATCGTCAATGTCGCACTGCCCAGGATAGGCGTGGAGCTGGGCGCCGAGGTCAGTACGCTGCAGTGGGTGATCGATGCCTACACCCTGGGCTTCGCCACCTTTCTGCTATCGGCCGGGGTGATGGGCGATAAGTTCGGTTCCAAGCAGGTGTTCCTGAAGGGCTTCGCCCTGTTTACGCTGGCCTCCATCGCCTGCGCGCTGGCGCCCTCGGCGATGGCGCTTAACGTGGCGCGGGCCGCGCAAGGGGTCGGCGCGGCGCTGCTCGTACCCAGTTCGCTGGCCATCCTCAATGCTACCTATGCCCACGATAAAAATAGGCTGGCCAAGGCGATCGGCTGGTGGACGGCAGCCGGCGGCGTGTCGATCGCAGCCGGCCCCGTGATCGGCGGCCTGCTGCTGTCGACAGCGGGATGGCGCAGCATTTTCTGGGTCAATGTGCCGATCTGCGTGATCGGCTTCGCGCTGACGTATTACGTCGTGCCGCGCATGGTAAGCAAGGCACCGTCACGCCACTTCGACCTGCCGGGCCAGCTGCTGTCGGTGCTCGCGCTGATCGGCTTTATTGGCGCGGTGATCGAGGTGCACTCACTGGGCTTTTCCAGTCTGGTGGTGCAAGGCGGCTTTGCGTTGGCCATCGTCGCCGGCAGCGCCTTCCTGGTGGTCGAAAGCCTCGTGCGGGCGCCGATGCTGCCGCTGACACTGTTCCACAGCATGCGTTTTTCCGGTGCAGTGCTGTTTGGTGTGCTAGCCAATTTCACCTATTACGGCTTGATTTTCGTGCTTAGCTTCTACCTGCAAAAAGTGCGCGGCTATACGGTGATGGAAACCGGGCTGACCTTCCTGCCGCTGACCGGGACAGCCTTCTTTTCCAACATCGCCGTCGGCCGCCTGTCGGCGCGCACCGGACTGCGTGCGCTCATGGTGGGTGGCGGCCTGATCGGTTGCTCCGGCTACGCACTGCTCGGCACCTTTGGTATCTCGGAGCATGCCACCTTCCTCGACATGCTCCCGGGCCTGGCGCTGATCCCAATCGGCATGGGCTTCGCGGTGCCGGCCATGACAACGTCGATCTTGTCCAGCGTCGAACGGCACCAGGCGGGGACGGCGTCGGCCGTACTGAACACGGCGCGCCAGGTGGGCGGTGCGACCGGAGTCGCCATCTTCGGCGCCATCGTAGCCGGCGATACCGACGCGGCCGTCATGGGCGGCGTGCGCAGCGCATTGCTAATCTCAGCCGCGCTTTTGCTGGCGGCGGTTGCCGTTGCATTCTGGAGCCGCGCCGGCACCACGGCGCCGGTGGCAGATCCGTGCTGAATTTACCCCCCAAAACTTCCCCTCTGTGACGACGGTTAGCCACCGCGCCCATCGCTGAATCTTCGAAAGATAGATAGCCGATTTGACGTTAGCCCTTTTTGCGATACGCCATTGAGTCGTCGATACGTTTGAGAATGTAGTCGCCCGCCGCTACCGGAGGATACAGACTCAGCGCCGGATCGATTCCCAGATCGCAGGGATCAACAACAGCGCTATAAGTTGGATCGTAGAACGTGGCAATGGAATAGCGCTCGTGACCCGAAGTGTTAATCACCCGGTGCAGGGTCGAACGAAAGCGATCATTGGACCAATGAGCCAAAAGGTCTCCAACGTTAACGACCAGACTGCCAGGAATAGGGGTCGCTTCGATCCACCGGTTGGAGCCAAGCTCGCGTACCTGTAGGCCGCCGCTGTTATCTTGATAGAGCAAGGTAATACAACCGTAATCCGTGTGCGGCGCCACGCCGAATTGGTCAGCCTCAGCCTGTGCAGGCTGTGGTGGGTAATAGACCATCTGCGTACGCTGCAGGGGCTTGGTGTATTTGTCTGTGAAGAAATCCTCTTCAATACCCAACCCTACCGCTACTGCCCTCAGTAAATCCGCCCCGGCCTTACCGATTTCTGAATAGTATTCAGACAGCGCGTCTTGCAACTCCGGCATGAACTCCGGCCACTGATTCGGCCCGCGCAAAGCCTCACCAGCAACAACGCATGGATCATCCTCCGCCAGCTCCAGACCGATACTGAAGAACTCCTTGTGATCAGGTTTGGTGGCTTCATACATGGTCGCCCCACCCAGCGCATGCCAGCCTCGATGCCGCTTGTTCACCGCCACCTGGCGCTTGATCTCAGTCGGATAGGCAAAGAACTGTGCAGCTGCCGCCATCGCTCTGTCGATCACCGGCTGCGGTACGCCGTGATTGATAATGTAGAAAAAACCGATTTCGCTGCAGGCTTTTCGAATGGCATCACCGGCCCTGCGAATGCTTGCCTGATTACCCTCACGAACTCCGGTCATATCGATCAGAGGCAGATTGGTGATAGAGGTCATGTTCACTCCTGCAAAAGTAAATACAGCGGTGGCGAGGTGACGGCTTTGCCAGCGAATGACAAGCCGGTATATACAGGACATAGCATTTACTGTGCCGCCTCACCAGTTACCTATCTGCAAGCCTCGAGCTAATGCGAATATTGCGACGCAAGAGCCCGATCAAACCTGTTACTAGCCCGTTTCCCTTCGCCCCAGCAGTGGGCAGAGCGCCCACAACTGGTGCAACCTTCGGTTACATCCTTTAGAAAAACCGTCCTGATAAATTTCTCTTTTCGTCTGAACGAGCGGGTCTGGAATGCTCGTTGGCGAGCCGATACGGAAAGCTGGCCTGCATTTTGCCTTACCTGTATATACAGGAACATGTAGCTGTCTCTATTCCCCATCACCTGCCATCAGGACACTCTCAATGTACGCACCGTTGCAGCTCAAACCCGGTCATCTCACCCTCGATCAATTGCGCGCCATCTACCAGTTGCAAAGTCCTTTCGAACTGGACCCGGCTGCACGCGACGTCGTCGATGCAAGTACTCGTACAGTAGACGAAATCATCGCCAACGAGCGGACGGTGTACGGCATAAATACCGGGTTCGGCCTGCTGGCACGGACCTCAATCCCTACCGAGTCGCTGGCCAAACTGCAGCGCAACCTACTGCTTTCACATTGCACCGGCACCGGCCCGCTGCTGGATGACGCCAGTGTCGCTCTCATCATGGCGCTCAAGGTGGGTTCCCTCGCCCGTGGTTTTTCCGGGATTCGTTGGGAGGTGATTCAGGCCCTGAGCAAGCTCTATGCGGCCAGGGTTTACCCGTGCATACCGTCACAAGGGTCCGTCGGCGCTTCGGGCGACCTGGCACCGTTGGCGCATATGTCCGCGGTGTTGATCGGCGTTGGCCGGGTACGTCATGAGGGCCGTGAAATGGAGGCTGTCGAGGGTCTGGCGATTGCAGGTCTCGAGCCGATGGTGTTGGGCCCGAAGGAAGGCCTGGCGTTGATCAATGGCACACAGGTCTCTACGGCGCTGGCCTTGCGTGGCCTGTTCGCCTGCGAAAAGCTGTTCAGCGCTGCGGTCGTCGCCGGTAGCCTGAGCGTTGAAGCCTTGAAAGGCTCGGACGTGCCGTTTGACCCACGCATCCAGGCCGTTCGCGGACAACCGGGGCAGATCGACGTGGCGCAGCTCTACCGCGAATTGCTGGCTACCAGTGAAATTCGCGAATCCCATCGCAACTGCGACCGAGTGCAGGACCCTTACTCACTGCGTTGCCAGCCTCAGGTCATGGGCGCGTGCCTGGACCACATGCGCTTTGCCGCCGGAGTCTTTCTGCGTGAGGCCAATGCCGTCTCGGATAACCCGCTGGTGTTCTGCGCCGACGGCGACGTGCTCTCGGGAGGAAACTTCCACGCCGAACCGGTCGCCATGGCCGCCGATGTTCTGGCCTTGGCCATCTCCGAGATTGGCGCCCTTTCCGAGCGGCGCATCGCACAACTGGTTGATCCGGCATTGTCGGGCCTACCGGCTTTTCTGGTGCGCGAAGGCGGCCTGAACTCTGGTTTCATGATCGCTCAGGTCACCGCTGCCGCCCTCGCTTCGGAGAACAAGACCCTGGCGCATCCGGCATCAGTCGATAGCCTGCCGACCTCAGCCAACCAGGAAGACCATGTGTCGATGGCGACCTTTGCGGCACGTCGTTTGCTGGACATGGCCGGCAACAGCAGTGCGGTGGTTGCCATCGAATTGCTGGGCGCAGCTCAAGGCGTGGACTTGCATGCCCCACTGCAGACGTCGCAAAAGCTCAGCGAAGTGCTGACGATGATTCGCCGTGAAGTGGCTCACTACGATGAAGATCGATATTTCGCCCCGGATATCGCCGCTGCGCGAGCCTGGGTCGAGAACGCGGCGTTCACTCGCTGGTTGCCAGCGGAACGCCTGTATGCCTGATTTGTACACCTGAGCCGAACCCGTTCGCCGCCCTACTGCGGCGAACACCTACTCTTGCGTAGCCGATGGTATATGCCATGCGCCGCTATTATTCAGGTCCGGACTATCGTCGAGCACACAGCATTGCCGAATTGGCAGTGATGGCCCGCCGACGCTTGCCGCATTTCGCTTGGGAATACCTGGAGGGTGGTGCCGAAGAAGAATTGACCTTGCGCCGCAACCGTCAAGGCTTCGCGGATATTGCCCTACTGCCGCAGACCCTGGTGCCCTGCTCCGTAACGCAATCCCAGCGTTCGCTGTTCGGTCGAGAGCTGCCGCTGCCCATGGCGATCGGCCCCACCGGCTATAACGCCATGCTTTATCGCGATGCCGATATTCACTTGGCCCGCGCTGCAACCGAGCGCGGCCTGCCCTTTACCCTGAGTACCGTTTCCACCAGTTCTCTGGAGCAAGTGGTCGCGGCGGTGCCAGAGGTGAATCTCTGGTTTCAGCTCTACTGCCTGCGTGACCCAAAGGTCCAGGAAGACTTGCTCCTGCGCGCAGCCTCCGTGGGCTGCAAGACCTTGTTACTGACCAGCGACGCGGTGCTGCTGGGTAACCGGGAGTGGGACAAACGCAACTTTGTCCGGCCTCGGCAACTGAGCCTGCGCAACAAGATCGACGTGCTCAATCATCCACGGTGGATGGCCCAGACACTGTGGCCTCATGGCCTGCCAAACCTGGGCAACATCGAACGCTATCTACCCTCCGCGCAACGCACTATCGAAGGTGCCGCCCATTTCATAGGTTCGCAAATGGACACCGGCCTGGATTGGGATGCCCTCGCCCGCTTGCGCGACCGCTGGCCACAACGGTTGTTGCTCAAAGGGGTGCTGCACCCGATGGATGCCGAGAAAGCCATCGCGCTGGGTCTTGATGGCGTGGTGGTCAGCAACCACGGCGGCCGACAACTGGACGGCGTCCCGGCGAGCATCGATTGCCTCCCGGCGATCGCCGCCGTCGCCAAAGGCAAGCTCACGCTGCTGCTCGACAGCGGCATCCGCCGTGGCACCGACATTCTCAAAGCCTGCGCCCTCGGTGCCGATGCGGTTTTGCTCGGGCGCGCTACCTTGTATGGAGTGGCAGTCGGCGGGCAGGCGGGTGCCGGGCATGCGCTCGACCTGCTCGCACAAGAATTGCGTCTGGCCCTGTCGCTGCTCGGAACACCAGACCTGAACCAGCTCCACCGTCGCCAGCTGTGCGCGACGCCCTCCACATCCTTCACCGTGAGTTGAACCGATGAACGATTTGCAACAGACCCTCGAACAATTGCGCCTGGCGCTGGGTGATGGCGCGGTAGTGACGGGCGCCGATATCAGTCAACGACACTACAGCGACTGGACGGGCCATGCACCGGCCTGCCCTGCCGCACTGTTGCTGCCACGCACCACCGAGCAGGTCGCGAGCGCTTTGCGCATCTGCAATAACGCGCAACAACCGGTGGTCCCACAAGGCGGAATGACCGGGCTGGCCGGTGGCGCAGTGCCTCGTGAAACGGACATTGCCCTGTCCCTGGAACGCCTGCGCGGCATCGAAGAAATCGATCCTGCGGCGGCGACCATCAGCGTCTGGGCCGGCACTACGTTGCAAGAGATTCAGCAAGCAGCGCTCGATGCCGGATTCATCTTCCCCCTGGATCTCGGCGCCCGTGGTTCGTGCCAGATCGGTGGCAACATCGCCACCAATGCCGGCGGCAACGCCGTAATCCGCTACGGCATGACCCGAGATCTGGTGCTCGGCCTGGAGGTGGTCCTGGCCGATGGCCGGGTGCTGAATCTGCTCAACAAGATGATCAAGAATAACTGCGGTTATGACCTGAAACAGTGCTTCATCGGCAGCGAAGGCACTCTTGGGGTGATTACCCGTGCGGTATTGAAGCTGGCACCTCAACCTGGCGAAACCACCACCCTGCTCTGCGCCCTGCCCGATTACGCCAGTGCGGTCAGCCTGCTGCGCCGGGTACAGCGCAGCGTCGGTACGCCGCAAGCGTATGAGCTGATGTGGCAGGACTTTTTCCGCCTGGGGGTTTCCTGGCTGGAAAACCCGACCGCGCCGTTGTCGCTCGACCATCCGTTGTATGTGCTGCTCGAATGCGCCAGCCCTCGGGAGTTGCTTGAGCAGACACTGGAAGATGCCTTTGCCGCCGGTGAAGTGGTCGATGCGGTTTTGGCCAGCTCCCAGACCCAGGCTCGGGCGCTCTGGAAGATCCGTGAAGCGACGGGCGAATTTCCCCTGCGCATGAAACCTTTGAATTTCGACATCAGCCTGCCCATCGGCCAGATCGGCGACTTTGCCGAGCGCTGTCGCCAGCGTCTGGAGCAGCGCTGGCCGGGCAACCACAGTGTGTATTTCGGCCATATCGGTGACAGCAATCTGCACCTGACTGTGGACTGCGCTTCCTTGCCCGAGCCCGCCCCCATCCTTGAGGTCGAGGAGCTGGTCTACAGCGCTGTCGGCGAACTGGGCGGCTCGGTCTCAGCCGAACATGGCATCGGCTTGCTCAAGCGCGACTTTCTCCATCACTCGGTCAGCCTCGAGGCTCGCCAGGCGATGCAGCAACTCAAGGATTGCTTCGATCCCAAGGGCATTCTCAACCCGGGAAAAATCCTCGATTGAGTGCTGATTCAAGCTGTATATACCGCCATGGCACGTTAACTGCTGTAGCCCTAATGATTCATACGCAACGCATAACCAGAACCAACACACACCATAAGCCTCGCTGCACCTGATGAAGGAGTTACACCATGCAACTCGATTCTCTGTTCAGTAAAAAATTCAACGGTCTGTTCATCGCCTTGACCCTGGCTGGCGCCTGTATGGCAGCCCAGGCCGATCAGCTCGCCGATGTCAAAAAGGCCGGAGAACTGGTGGTGGGCACCGAACTGCAATTTGCGCCTTTCGACTTCACCGAGAACGGCAAACAGAAAGGCATGAACGCCGAGCTGTTCGAGCAGTTGGGCAAAGAGTTGGGCGTCAAGGTCAGATTCATGGACCTGCCATGGCCAAGTGTGTTGCCGGGGTTGGAAGCGAAGAAATTCGACGTCGTCGCAGGGCCTATCATCGTTACCAAGGCACGCAAGGAGCGTTACCACTTCGTCATGCCGATAGCCGAGGCAACCGTAGCGTTGATGGTCAGCGCCAAGGACAGCCCCATCAGCAAACCTGAAGACATTGCCGGCAAGGCTGTGGGCGCAGGTAAAGGCTCGGCGCAACTCGAAGAGCTGAAAACCTTCGCCGCCACCCTGCCGAAAAAAGTCGATGTCCGTGAATACATCGACAACAACCAGGCCTACGCAGAGCTGGGGACCAAGCGCATCGTTGCCGTCGCCAACTCGCTGCCGAACATCTCCTATGTCGCGGCCCAGCACCCAGACAAGTACAAAGTAGTGATGCCTCCATTTGGCAAGAAATCCTACTTCGCCTACCTGGGACGCAAGGATGACGACGCCAACAGCCTGATCGCCGCCCTCGATAGCGCCATGCTGAAAATGCATGAAGACGGTCGCCTTGCCGCCCTGCAAAAGAAATGGCTGGGCACCGAAATGGACGTGCCGAAAGCCGACTTCGAGCCGACCTGGTAAAGAAGGACCACGGGGTTTATGAACGGATCGCCGGCTCAGCCGAGCCGGTGATTTATCCATGCTGGAGGCACGACGATGTTCGATTGGCCTTTACTGCTGCAAAACCTGCCCCTTCTGCTGGACAGTCTGCTGGTGACCCTCGAAATTTCCGTCGCCGCACTGGCCATCGGCTTTGTCATCGGCGTGATCGTGGGCAGTCTGCGTCTTTCACCCCTGCCGCTGCTCCGGCGTTTGGGCGGCGCTTATATATTCGTGTTCCGTGGCATTCCGCTGCTGGTGCAACTGCTGTTCATTTATTACTTCCTGCCGCGTATCGGCCTGCCCAACGTTTCGCCCATGGTGGCAGCGGTGATCGGGCTGTCTCTGGCGGCGGGTGCGTATATCGCTGAAATCATGCGCGGTGGTTTTCTCGCCATCCCTGGCGGTCAGCTGGAAGCCGCCGGCCTGCTGGGCCTGAGCTCAGGGCAAATGCTGGTGCGCATTCGCGTCCCTCAAGCCGTGCGCCTGACCTTGCCGGCACTGGTCAACGAAATGATCCTGTTGATCAAGGCTTCGTCACTGGTGTCGGTGGTGGGTTTGGCCGACCTGACGCGCACCGCCCAGAACATTGCTGCCAGTGACTACATGTTCGTTCAGGACTACCTGATGCTGGCCGGCTTCTATTGCCTGATCAACATTCCGCTGGCGTTCTTCGGCGGCCTGCTGGAGCGTCATCTGAAGGAGCGCTACGCATGATCTTTGACCCCACGATCATCACCGACCATCTCGGCGAAATCGGACAAGGCTTCATGATCACCCTCGGCACCTGGTCTGCCGGTGTCGCGCTGGGCCTGATACTGGGCATGTTGATCGCGGTTGCCCAACTGTTCGGCAACAGCCTGGTGCGCGCGCCGTTGCGGGCGTTCATCGAGATGATTCGAAGTACACCGTTTCTGGTCCAGCTGTTCCTGGTGTATTACGGCGGCCCGTCTTTCGGTTTGAACCTGGACCCCATTCCGGCCGGCATTCTTGGCCTGGGCATTTATGGCAGCGTCTATTTCGCTGAAATTTTCCGCTCCGGCTTTCAATCCGTTGCCCGCGGGCAACTGGAAGCGGCCGACTGCCTGGGCATCACCCGCCTGCAATGCATTACGCGCATCCAGATTCCACAAATGCTGGTGATCATCCTCCCGGCACTGGTCAATCTGATCACCATCCTGTGCAAGGAAACGGCGGTGTTGTCGATCATCACCATCCCCGAATTGACCATGGTCCTCACCGGCATCGGCTCGGAAACCTTCGCCTTTGTCGAGACCCTGCTGGTGCTGTGCATCGGCTACCTGCTCCTGGTGGAAGCCTGCTCACGGCTGGGCATGCTGCTGGAAGTGCGCGTCGGGCGATTCATGCAGAAGCAGCCGCGATGAGCAACTTCCATTCGACGCCGACAGCTGCGCCACACTCATCCGTATTGAACGAATCAGGTGAAGCGATGAAGACTTCCAAGACACTCTCCGACAACAGCGCGCCGATGCTGAAACTGCACAACGTCGGCAAGAGCTTCGGCAACCTGCGGGTACTCAAGGGTATCGATTTGCAGGTCCGGCACTCTGAAGTGGTGTGCCTGATCGGTCCTTCCGGCTCAGGCAAAAGTACCCTGCTGCGCAGCATGGCGTTTCTTGAGGAGTACGACGAGGGCGAAATTTACATCGAAGGCCAGCTGCTTGGCTGGGTGCCGGAGAACGGCAAGGGCCGCAAGCGCGCGGCCCAGTCGCAAATCAATCTGGTGCGGCGCAACGTTGGCATGGTCTTCCAGCAATTCAACCTGTGGCCGCACATGACCGCCCTTGGCAATGTCAGTGAAGCCTTGCTGCGTGTGCGCAAGTTATCCGCCGATGACGCCCGGCAACGCGCCATGGCAATGCTGGATAAAGTCGGCTTGGCCCATAAGGCCGCGGCTTATCCGGCGCAGTTGTCCGGTGGTCAGCAACAGCGCGTGGCGATTGCCCGGGCATTGGCCATGGAGCCGCACATCATGCTGTTTGATGAACCCACCTCGGCCCTCGACCCGGAACTGGTTGGCGAAGTGCTGCAGGTCATGAAAACCCTCGCCAAGGAGGGCATGACCATGGTGGTGGTCACGCATGAGATGGGGTTCGCCGCTCAGGTCGCCGACTCGGTGGTGTTTCTCGATCAGGGCCAAGTGGTCGCTCAGGGCACCCCTCACGAAATATTTCACAACGCCGAACAGCCACGTCTGCAGCAATTCCTACAGAACTACCTGGATCGCAACGCTTTCTGGCAGGACACCAAAGAGGTTAGCCCGGTATGAACTCCAACGACCTGAATCTGCTGGCCCGCGCCGAAGTGCGCGACCTGGCCAGCTACAACGCCGGCCTCGGCTCGGATGCGGTGCGCAAGCGCTTTGGCCTGACCCGTGTAGCCAAACTGGGCAGCAATGAAAACCCGATGGGACCGGCACGCGCGGTCACCCCCGCGATGGCCCAGGCCTGCAGCGAGATTGCGCTGTATCCCGACGCCGGTTGCCAGGCATTACGCGCCGCACTCTCGAAAAAACTCGATGTGCCGGAAGATCAATTGGTATTCGGCAATGGCTCGGAAGATTTGCTGAGCGTCATCAGTCGCGTGTTCCTGGACCATGACGATGAAGTCGTCACCGTGGTGCCGTCCTTTGGGCTGCATTTTATCTACCCAATGGCCGCCGGTGCCCGGGTAGTGGGCGTGCCGATGACCGACGAAGGCACTTTCGACGTGGCGGGCATGGTCGCCGCGCTCACGCCCCGCACGCGGTTGCTGATGTTTTCCTGCCCGTCCAATCCGGTGGGCTGCACCCTGAGCGCCGATGAGTTGCAGCAGTTGCTCGACGCATTGCCCGCACAGTG
This genomic window contains:
- the hisC gene encoding histidinol-phosphate transaminase, translating into MNSNDLNLLARAEVRDLASYNAGLGSDAVRKRFGLTRVAKLGSNENPMGPARAVTPAMAQACSEIALYPDAGCQALRAALSKKLDVPEDQLVFGNGSEDLLSVISRVFLDHDDEVVTVVPSFGLHFIYPMAAGARVVGVPMTDEGTFDVAGMVAALTPRTRLLMFSCPSNPVGCTLSADELQQLLDALPAQCLLVFDEAYYEYAQWEADYPDCLGMIQASGKPFILLRTFSKAYSLAGLRVGYGIVSDPLLADLINRLRTPFNVNRVAQAAAVAALADDEYLHSCLSHVASERRRVAAALHEQGVATAPSMANFLYFHTPYPAEVINQALLREGVIIKPWREAGYAQHLRVSIGSCEDNDLFLQALATVLAAQETRTD
- a CDS encoding transporter substrate-binding domain-containing protein, which gives rise to MQLDSLFSKKFNGLFIALTLAGACMAAQADQLADVKKAGELVVGTELQFAPFDFTENGKQKGMNAELFEQLGKELGVKVRFMDLPWPSVLPGLEAKKFDVVAGPIIVTKARKERYHFVMPIAEATVALMVSAKDSPISKPEDIAGKAVGAGKGSAQLEELKTFAATLPKKVDVREYIDNNQAYAELGTKRIVAVANSLPNISYVAAQHPDKYKVVMPPFGKKSYFAYLGRKDDDANSLIAALDSAMLKMHEDGRLAALQKKWLGTEMDVPKADFEPTW
- a CDS encoding FAD-binding oxidoreductase, with the protein product MNDLQQTLEQLRLALGDGAVVTGADISQRHYSDWTGHAPACPAALLLPRTTEQVASALRICNNAQQPVVPQGGMTGLAGGAVPRETDIALSLERLRGIEEIDPAAATISVWAGTTLQEIQQAALDAGFIFPLDLGARGSCQIGGNIATNAGGNAVIRYGMTRDLVLGLEVVLADGRVLNLLNKMIKNNCGYDLKQCFIGSEGTLGVITRAVLKLAPQPGETTTLLCALPDYASAVSLLRRVQRSVGTPQAYELMWQDFFRLGVSWLENPTAPLSLDHPLYVLLECASPRELLEQTLEDAFAAGEVVDAVLASSQTQARALWKIREATGEFPLRMKPLNFDISLPIGQIGDFAERCRQRLEQRWPGNHSVYFGHIGDSNLHLTVDCASLPEPAPILEVEELVYSAVGELGGSVSAEHGIGLLKRDFLHHSVSLEARQAMQQLKDCFDPKGILNPGKILD
- a CDS encoding amino acid ABC transporter permease yields the protein MFDWPLLLQNLPLLLDSLLVTLEISVAALAIGFVIGVIVGSLRLSPLPLLRRLGGAYIFVFRGIPLLVQLLFIYYFLPRIGLPNVSPMVAAVIGLSLAAGAYIAEIMRGGFLAIPGGQLEAAGLLGLSSGQMLVRIRVPQAVRLTLPALVNEMILLIKASSLVSVVGLADLTRTAQNIAASDYMFVQDYLMLAGFYCLINIPLAFFGGLLERHLKERYA
- a CDS encoding amino acid ABC transporter permease, translated to MIFDPTIITDHLGEIGQGFMITLGTWSAGVALGLILGMLIAVAQLFGNSLVRAPLRAFIEMIRSTPFLVQLFLVYYGGPSFGLNLDPIPAGILGLGIYGSVYFAEIFRSGFQSVARGQLEAADCLGITRLQCITRIQIPQMLVIILPALVNLITILCKETAVLSIITIPELTMVLTGIGSETFAFVETLLVLCIGYLLLVEACSRLGMLLEVRVGRFMQKQPR
- a CDS encoding amino acid ABC transporter ATP-binding protein, translating into MLKLHNVGKSFGNLRVLKGIDLQVRHSEVVCLIGPSGSGKSTLLRSMAFLEEYDEGEIYIEGQLLGWVPENGKGRKRAAQSQINLVRRNVGMVFQQFNLWPHMTALGNVSEALLRVRKLSADDARQRAMAMLDKVGLAHKAAAYPAQLSGGQQQRVAIARALAMEPHIMLFDEPTSALDPELVGEVLQVMKTLAKEGMTMVVVTHEMGFAAQVADSVVFLDQGQVVAQGTPHEIFHNAEQPRLQQFLQNYLDRNAFWQDTKEVSPV